In one Brassica oleracea var. oleracea cultivar TO1000 chromosome C9, BOL, whole genome shotgun sequence genomic region, the following are encoded:
- the LOC106316390 gene encoding protein NRT1/ PTR FAMILY 5.2-like: MTVEEVGDDHTKDGTVDLQGNPVRRSIRGRWKACSFLVVYEAFERMAYYGISSNLVIYMTTKLHQGTVKSANNVTNWVGTVFLTPILGAYVADAHLGRYRTFVISSTIYFLGMLVLTLSVSIPGIKPPDCSMANAEDCEQTSILQLAVFFGALYTLAIGTGGTKANISTIGADQFDETDPKEKIPKMSFFNWWMFSIFFGTLFANTVLVYVQDNVGWGWGYGIPTLGLAISIFVFLLGTPFYRHKLPTGSPFMKMTRVIVASFRKANAPMARSLTQFHELPSMEYERKGTFPIQPTKSLRFLDRASLKTGTTDQWNLCTITEVEETKQMLNMLPAMFATFVPSATVAQVSTLFVKQGTTLNARIAGNFSIPPASLTAFVTVSILISIVLYDRVFVKVTRKFTGNPRGITLLQRMGVGMIFHILLMTVACFTERYRLKVAADHGLVHQKGVKLPLSIFVLLPQFVLMGIADAFLEVAKLEFFYDQAPECMKSLGASYSLTSLGIGNFLSSFLLSTVSKITKKRGRGWILNNLNESRLDYYYLFFALLNFVNFLFFLVAVKFYVYRAEVTHPVDVKEEEANVMGVEENE; this comes from the exons ATGACAGTAGAAGAGGTAGGAGATGATCACACAAAAGATGGAACAGTTGATCTTCAAGGCAATCCTGTTCGAAGATCCATTAGAGGTCGATGGAAAGCTTGTTCCTTCCTCGTCG TGTACGAGGCGTTTGAGCGGATGGCATATTACGGGATATCGAGCAACCTAGTGATTTACATGACAACCAAACTACACCAAGGCACCGTTAAGTCCGCGAATAATGTGACCAACTGGGTCGGGACTGTTTTCCTCACTCCTATCTTGGGTGCTTATGTCGCGGACGCTCATCTTGGTCGCTACCGCACTTTCGTCATCTCTTCTACTATCTACTTTTTG GGGATGTTGGTGTTAACGTTATCAGTATCCATACCGGGAATCAAACCACCAGATTGTTCTATGGCTAATGCTGAAGACTGCGAACAGACTTCTATTCTACAGTTAGCGGTTTTCTTTGGAGCATTATACACATTAGCCATTGGTACAGGCGGTACAAAAGCGAACATTTCTACCATCGGAGCCGATCAGTTTGACGAGACCGACCCAAAGGAGAAGATTCCAAAAATGTCATTCTTCAATTGGTGGATGTTTAGCATCTTCTTTGGCACTCTCTTTGCCAATACAGTTCTTGTCTATGTTCAAGATAATGTGGGCTGGGGCTGGGGTTATGGGATTCCAACTTTGGGACTTGCTATTTCCATCTTTGTTTTCTTATTGGGCACTCCTTTTTACCGCCATAAACTCCCTACGGGAAGCCCTTTCATGAAAATGACTCGAGTCATTGTGGCTTCATTTCGCAAAGCTAATGCCCCGATGGCACGCAGCCTCACACAATTTCACGAGCTGCCTTCAATGGAATATGAGCGGAAAGGCACCTTTCCGATCCAGCCCACTAAGAGTCTAAG ATTCTTAGACAGAGCTTCACTCAAAACAGGAACAACAGATCAGTGGAATCTTTGTACAATCACAGAAGTCGAAGAAACAAAACAAATGCTAAATATGTTACCTGCCATGTTTGCAACTTTTGTCCCAAGCGCAACGGTCGCTCAAGTCAGCACTTTGTTTGTCAAACAAGGAACCACTCTTAACGCAAGGATCGCCGGAAACTTCAGCATCCCGCCAGCGAGTCTCACCGCCTTCGTCACAGTCTCAATTCTCATCTCCATTGTCTTATACGATCGAGTCTTTGTCAAGGTAACTCGAAAATTCACCGGTAATCCAAGAGGCATTACTTTGCTTCAACGAATGGGAGTTGGTATGATCTTCCACATCCTCCTCATGACGGTCGCATGTTTCACCGAAAG GTATAGACTCAAAGTCGCTGCTGATCATGGACTCGTCCACCAAAAGGGAGTAAAACTACCATTGTCAATCTTCGTTTTGCTTCCTCAGTTCGTGTTAATGGGCATAGCTGATGCTTTCTTAGAAGTTGCGAAGCTCGAATTTTTCTACGATCAAGCTCCTGAGTGTATGAAAAGCCTCGGGGCATCGTATTCCTTAACGAGTTTAGGGATCGGGAATTTCTTGAGCAGTTTCTTGTTGTCGACGGTATCTAAGATAACGAAGAAACGAGGAAGAGGATGGATTTTGAATAACCTTAATGAGTCTAGGTTGGATTATTATTACTTGTTTTTTGCGCTTCTTAATTTTGTTAACTTCCTCTTCTTCTTGGTTGCGGTTAAATTTTATGTCTATAGAGCTGAGGTTACTCATCCAGTGGATGTGAAAGAAGAGGAAGCGAATGTGATGGGTGTCGAGGAGAATGAATAA